AGTTTCACGGTGACATCCGACATTCGGCGACCGGGCCGGTCGCCCTCAAAAAAGCCAGAAAGCGGCAAGATACCGCTTCTACCTTCATCCCATCTCCGACATGCCGCATTTACCCTTGTCGAGTTACTGGCCGTCATTTCTATCATTGGTATTTTATTGGTGGTAGGAGTGATGGGGATGAGGGGATTAGGTGGAGCGGCAAAGGTAACAGGGGCAGCAGATCAGGTGAAGGTTTTTATCGATGGTGCTCGGCAATATGCAAAAACCTATAATACGGTAGTGGTTGTCGGAATTGTTTCGCCTAATGTCACTGGTGGAGCAACAAACGATATGCTGAAGGTCATGGCGGCTTTTTATCCTCAACTCGGTGTAAATGGGGAGACGACAAATTGGGTAGCCATCGGGAACACTTACTCTCTTCCAGATGGAGTTTACTTCGATGTGACGAACCGCTCTTCAATCGTAACAACCGCGACAGCGACGAATTTCTTTGATGTCGCTACAAATGCCGTTTTTGCCCCGAGTAATTCGATCGCTTATAGTGGAGGAGGGAGGCGGATGGATACCGGGATCGCTTTTTCCCCGGATGGTGCACTGACAAATGCCGGAAGCTTTGATGGTTATGAAAATAAGATTTTTATTCCCCTGATTCCGGGCAAACGAGTGGTGGGAGGAACCCTTCAAGTGGCGGACTCACAAACGAATCTAGCTGCTGTGATCGAAATCAGCGGGCAAACGGGACAAACCATCATTAAAAGGGTGCAATGATTATGAGAATTCAGAATCATCAAGCCAGCAAATCGTGTAGGGCGAGCGGCCCGCTTGCCACGGGTGGAGCAAATTGCACCACGAAGGACACGATGATCACGAAGGAAAAGCAAATGGAGGGCCTTGCTTCTGCTTGTCCGGGTCTGGCGTTCACGGTGACATCCGACATTCGGCGACCGGGCCGGTCGCCCTACAGCTTCGCACCGAGCACCTCGCACCTAGAAGATTCTCCCTTTCGTGTTGCAAATTGCAGTTCTAGCGAGAACCCCGATTGTGATATTCCTGCCGGATCCAGTGATCTCGGTCGAGAGGAATCTCGACCCTCCAAAAAGCCAGAAAGCGGCAAGATACCGCTTCTCCCTTCATCCCATCTCCTATCTCCCATCTCCAATATCCTATCTCCTACACCTCACTCCTATCTCCGACATGCCGGTTTTTCCATGATCGAGGTTTCGGTGGCGATTGCCGTGATGGCCTTTGGGATTGTGGCTATTCTGGGGCTTTTTTCCTTGAGTATGGGGGGGGCTAAAGATAGTGCTACGGATTCTGTAACCGCATTGAAGGCCATGGACATTCTCGCGAATGCCAAGACACAGACTTTCACGAATAATTCTGGTATTATTAGAGGAGTCTTTTTGGACCTCTCACAGCCGACGAATTTCTGGGCTATTTATTACGACAGTTCCGGGGTTATGGTTTCTAACCAGACAAATCAGGTGAATGCATCTACGGCGCTAGCTGCGCGAGGGGCTTATGCCGCGCAAATTGTTACCCATGCCTTTGGGGTTGATAATGGGGGGGGCACGATCGAATGGAATCCGGCTTTGAGCAACAACCCTATTATTTATTCGCTGCCCATATCGACCAATATAGCTCTCCTCCAAATCAAAGTAATCTATCCGGCTATATCCACCAACCAACAAACCACAAATTTTTTCCAGACGGTCATTGTAAACCGGGGGCAATAAAAAGTATGAGAATCCAGAATTATCCATTCAGCAAATTGCGTAGGGCAAGAGGCCTGCTTGCCGTGGGTGGAGCAAATTGCACCACGAAGATCACGAAGATCACGAAGGAAAAGCAAATGGAGGGCCTTGCTTCTGCTTGTCCGGGCCAGAGTTTCACGATGACATCCGACATTCGGCGACCGGGCCGGTCGCCCTACAAAAAGCCAGAAAGCGGCAAGATGCCACTTCTCCCTCCCTCCTATCTCCGACATGCCGCTTTTAGTCTTTTGGAAATTGTTGTTTCTACGGCGATTGTCGCGGTTCTTTCGCTGATCATGCTCCAGATATTGAGTAAAATGCTCGATGCCAGCAAAATCGAGATGGCACGGATGGATGCCTATGCTAACGGGCGGAATGTGCTTGAGCTGATGTCCCGCGATATCAGCAGGACTCTGGTGGAGCAATCTACCAATGGAGACGGCTCTGTCGGGAACTGGACGGGCATTCCTGCGGGAACGGAGATGAATTGGCGGAGTATCTATGTCCGTTTTAATACGAATATTATTTATCACATGGACACAAATTCTTCTCCGATCA
This window of the Verrucomicrobiota bacterium genome carries:
- a CDS encoding prepilin-type N-terminal cleavage/methylation domain-containing protein — translated: MLIRKSKSSIQSLDTVARPTHFARCRASVLLAAGGANYTTKENQMEGLASACPGQSFTVTSDIRRPGRSPYRKSPPAQCVGRAALLATGQSFTVTSDIRRPGRSPSKKPESGKIPLLPSSHLRHAAFTLVELLAVISIIGILLVVGVMGMRGLGGAAKVTGAADQVKVFIDGARQYAKTYNTVVVVGIVSPNVTGGATNDMLKVMAAFYPQLGVNGETTNWVAIGNTYSLPDGVYFDVTNRSSIVTTATATNFFDVATNAVFAPSNSIAYSGGGRRMDTGIAFSPDGALTNAGSFDGYENKIFIPLIPGKRVVGGTLQVADSQTNLAAVIEISGQTGQTIIKRVQ
- a CDS encoding prepilin-type N-terminal cleavage/methylation domain-containing protein, producing MIMRIQNHQASKSCRASGPLATGGANCTTKDTMITKEKQMEGLASACPGLAFTVTSDIRRPGRSPYSFAPSTSHLEDSPFRVANCSSSENPDCDIPAGSSDLGREESRPSKKPESGKIPLLPSSHLLSPISNILSPTPHSYLRHAGFSMIEVSVAIAVMAFGIVAILGLFSLSMGGAKDSATDSVTALKAMDILANAKTQTFTNNSGIIRGVFLDLSQPTNFWAIYYDSSGVMVSNQTNQVNASTALAARGAYAAQIVTHAFGVDNGGGTIEWNPALSNNPIIYSLPISTNIALLQIKVIYPAISTNQQTTNFFQTVIVNRGQ
- a CDS encoding type II secretion system protein, with protein sequence MRIQNYPFSKLRRARGLLAVGGANCTTKITKITKEKQMEGLASACPGQSFTMTSDIRRPGRSPYKKPESGKMPLLPPSYLRHAAFSLLEIVVSTAIVAVLSLIMLQILSKMLDASKIEMARMDAYANGRNVLELMSRDISRTLVEQSTNGDGSVGNWTGIPAGTEMNWRSIYVRFNTNIIYHMDTNSSPIIIYSGAVPITRGSADSGLRAIGYGLSNGMLIRYQKVLIDSADNTPTLAGVWASGGVTNDQFIITDYQAAVANQEVIAENIYWMKIEGPGTDQPVYTLPNRVRITMRAASRDIIEKIKRNPALTNTLLYLSESTITNSSDLTSAGIREISMTIPMN